In Nymphaea colorata isolate Beijing-Zhang1983 chromosome 10, ASM883128v2, whole genome shotgun sequence, the genomic stretch CACATAATTGTTTTTCGGGTCCCAAGAATGTTGATAAATTAAAACCAATCAAGGGCAAACTATAGATTTGCTGCTGGCACGAATGAACCGGATCAACCTAAACCTTAGGGGCCCCCAAAACTTGTTATTCTATGGATACTTGAGCACTCCCGTTCTTTGTGAACAAAACTGGCCAGGTCACTACAATTACTGACGGCCAAAAAATGATGTTGGTGAAACATGAGAGCACGTCGATAATGGGTTTTCCGACATTTGTGGTGATCGTTGATGAAGACAGTGCCAACAAAAACCATCACTGTCATTTGTGGCGATCGCTGATATAGAGGCCATCACCAACCCACTAAGTACATAAGTAAACGAAAGATGATTCCCGATGTTCAAGGCGccgataatattttttttaccaacACTCAAAGGACGTCGGTAAACATGTTTACCAACAATTATCATAAACATCTTGACGTTCTATTTAATAATATAGGATATACACCTTCGGCTTAATTATGCTATATACCTTACCAGATATCCATGTATATTAACAATGTACTCTACTAAGGGAAGCCGGATGACCTCGTAGAAAGGCATTAATAACAAAAGTGCCTAGATCATTGAGCCTTATTTTATGTCAAGAATATTCAAAATATTTCAATGATAGTTGGAATTTTGCGTAATTGAcaagaaaaatctaaaattaaagaaaataagggaaaaatTAATATGCATGGAAAGACAAATTGGAAATTAACATGGAAAAGTCAAATTATGAACTTGTGCCAATCTACGTCACAATGGTACGCCTGTTTGGGTGGCGTACTCGTACCGGTACGCCGGTACGTTCTGGtaggtttggatctggtttcgggtcgaaaccagatccaaaccatatcaaGTTTAACCTGAAAACCTAAAATTAAAAATCGCGATGGCCTTTCTGAGTTTTCTCCTTCCCGACTTTGGAACAGCCCTCGGCGGCTAGTGCTTGCATCCTTGCAGCGGCGGCAGACGGCGGCTGGCGACGTACAGCGGCCGCTGACGAACGGTGGCTGGCGACGGCAGTGTTTAGGGTTTTGCCGGTATTCTTTACAGTTTTCATTGATTGCATTGTTTTGTTGCTTTGCGATGGAATTTCggcatttttttcttaaaaacggTGGGGATGCGAAGGTGACATTGGCTTCCTTCGTGGTCATCTCATCAATCTCCGGGCATTGCATCAACATTCAGCAACGAAGAAGACAGCATCCAACTACAAGTTGTTTTTTCATTCGCTGCTTCGATTATAATCATTAGTCACCTGTGAGTTTACTGTCGTTTGTTTCtttaaattctttctttcattaGATTGGTGAAATATTCAGCGATTATTCTTTTGCTACTAAACAACCCTGAAGTTCTGTTTACTACAAGGAACagagcataaaaaaaaattgcaatcgTTCCGGGGTTTATCTAGAATTTTTTAAAGGCTTATTCTGCAATTGATGTTGTATTTCAGTTTATTTTGTCGACCACTGTCAATAGATGAATATACTAAAGCCAAAAAATTCAACTGTTGTCACTCACGGGTGATTGGAAGGGCAGGGAATAGGTGGTGCAGCATGTAATTGTCTGGATGATTGGAAGGTTTTTAAATTGAGAGTTCTAactacaaaaatgaaaagtttgattGGCGATTGCTCATTTTTGTTTCAGACTATTATAAACATCCCTTGTTACATGATTTCCCATCATAATCTTAAAGCAGAACGAATTGTACAAAAGAATAAGTTGGGACAAAGATGTTTTGGCCTTCTGGCGTTGCATGTTGATCATGTAAGTTGAAATTAAATGTCATTATTTGCTGACTTGAGAGGTGAAGAAAATATTGGGCAATCAAGGTCCTAGTGGTTGTGAATCAAAGTCCTGGTTGTTGCTTTTATGATGAAGGGGTGGCGTATCATCACCATGTGTGCATCGAAGGAGAGGATGACTTAGACCATCTTAATTCAGGGTTAAATGAACCATGTACACTACAAGATGTAGTGGTGGATGAGGAGGACATTACAGAGGTAGAcaatgaagaggaaaaagaacttGAAGAATGATctatgaaaaaaacattttatgtttttttgttttcttttatgacTTATGAAGGTATGTATGGATTGATGGAACGAACATTGtatgtttatgttttatgagattatctATGATCTATGGAAGGAAcatttgatgttttttgttttcttttatgacTTATGAAGGTATCTATGGATTGATGGAAGAAACATTGTATGTtatgttttatgagattatctATGATATATGGAAGGAAcatttgatgttttttgtttttttaatgactTATGAAATTATTATGTATGGATTGATGGAAGGAATGTTTATGTTTAcatttgattttgatgtttttttgaTCTACggattcattttgttttttttttattttttggttattaaaaattaacaatatatgaatataataGTAGCCATACTTGTACCAAGATTTACTAGATTTACTAAAACGCCATACCCCATACTCGTACccgtaccattgtgacataggtGACCAGCCAACCGAGTTTcatcgagttttttttttttttttttttaaaaaaaccttGTTTGTATGATTCCAGGTACATTAGGGTTTGCAGCCCTCTTATCAGGCGGCGGCCAGCTTTTGGGTTCCAGGCTTCCGCGGGAGAGcgaaagaagggaaagaaggtTCGCAGAAATGGTGAGActctcttccatttccttttttttccattatcGCCCAAATCTTGGtgattgtttttttcctttgatcTGGCTGTCGTGTGCGAAGGCGGGGGTCTCCCTATGCTTCATCCATCGACAAGGAACAGGAAAACGGGGGAAATGGTACCGAGGGGGTGATCTTTGTCCGGATAAATTGAATCACCCTTTGGTATTTCTTGAATTGCACCCGGGTGGGCAGCTGACAAGAGTTACGCTAAATAAAAAATGTCCATATTTCCCTAATTCCAGGATTTCTTTGGACGACTGTTTTTCTTGTCGCCAAAGGTTATCTCTCTCAGTAGTGTTCGTCATCCCAAAACTGCTTCTATATGTAATCTGATTAAGTAGTTGGTCAAGAACTGTGACAAAATCTTAGTCACTAGTTTTCAGTATGAAAAACTGTTCAACCGTTTGACTCAAGTAACCATTTTATTGAGCAGAATTCGATCTTCATTCCATATAATAACAAATCAGACATGTTCTGGTGGCATCGGTATAACGATTTGTGTAATGTGTCGGTTGAAGAATGATGACGAGTTTTCTCGCTTGAGATGTACAACCCAAAGTAGTCCAATGTATGAAACAGAGTTTGCCAATTTCACCAACAAAATCTGTTCCcaatattttgtcttttttgctGTAGCTTTTGCAATTTCCCCCATGTACCTTTGGTCTATGAAAATCCTAGTTGGTGCTACCTTTTGCAATTATACATGCTTGATTGGAAAGGGCTTGTCCTAAGTCATTGTGTTGATTGACCATCCACGTTTTGAAGAATCAAGAAAGTGTAACTTTTTGTGCATCAACAAACTCTGTTCACaatattttgtcttttcttgCATATTCATTGCAAGTTTCCCCATGTGACTTTGGTTTATGAATTTCCTAGTTGATGTGACCTATGCAATTACATGCTTCATTGGAAAGCGCTTGATGGAAAtctttgtatttcttcttgaaagTAATTTCTTTTACCTTTTATCACCAGCCAGTTCTTATCCatgccacttttttttttttactatccACGTTTTAAAGAATCAGGAAGGTATACCTTTTTGTATTTCGTTATTCAAGAAAACCAATGAATCTGCTCAGGCTTTAGCCTCCTTATGAGGTGGGGCAGTAGTGGGGGCCACATTAGTTAGCAAAGGCAAAAGGGCATATGATTTTGATTGGTTACTTGGGTTATTGCAAATTATTCCTAGAAAGCTGCTGGTTTCACCAAATGCCACAGTGAATAAGCTCAATTGTTTCTTTATATATCAGTGTCCAATTCTCATTTGTTCAAGGAGTTGCAAGGTATTACTTCATCAGCCGCACCACTGCCTTTAGCTGTAAATCTGAAGGATCACCTGATGGTCATTTTTTTGGTATAATTTGATATGCAGTAGACTAACAGTTTAATCCTTTTCACCAACCTGTGGAATTTGGATGCTTCGTTCATTTTAGttgtgaaaaatgcttttctctctAAATTTTAGTTAGTCATTATTCGTTTTGTACAAGCATGAAAGACCAAGCAATGTAACTCCATGCTGATCTTCTTGGAACTTAGCGAGTCTCTAGTGACCATTTGTGCCATATGCTTCCAGGGTTCAAGATCTCTTTGTAAAAGCTGTTCTAAAAATTTCTTCTTGGTTCATTGATTCTTTTTGGTTAATGATTTTATAGATCTCTAAGCATAGTTTCTCAGGTGTATATTAAAACTTGTTTATGTCCTTTGTAATAGATTTGTTGATCTATGTTGTTTCAGGCCTTTGCTAAAGCTCAAAAGACAAAAGCGTATTTCAAGCGATTTCAAGTGAAGTACAAGAGAAGAAGACGTATGcagtttccttttgtgttgCGACATTTCTTAAGATTCTTTTCTTCCATGATTGTGATATTGACTTGTTCCCATCATCCTGTTAAACAGAGGGGAAAACAGATTATCGTGCACGCGTTCGACTTATTAATCAGGATAAGAACAAATACAACACACCAAAGTATCGGTTTGTTGTTCGATTTGTATCCTATTCATCATATTGttttattataatttaaatTAAGCAATTGAACTTTAATTTATTAGTTTATGCAGTCAATCCTCCTAGAGGTTATTTATGTCTTTAATGTGctgcaaatattttttttggttttgcaactGGATTTTGAGGTGATATATGACTGTTTATTTTGGTGGCTGTTTCAATTGTTGTTACTTAACTGCATTATTAATCAGACTAACAAAGATGTTATAGCACAAATTACATCTGCCAGCATTGCTGGAGATTTGGTGCTAGCAGCAGCATATTCTCATGAACTTCCAAGATATGGACTTGAAGTAGGCTTGACCAATTATGCTGCTggtttggctctctctctctctctctcttgcttgcaAGCACACgctcaaacacacacacacacacacgtgtaaATGGCACACATGTATATGCAGACAAGCTCTATTGCAGCTTGCATATCTGGCGTCATtaatttgacaaattttatttttttatgtttagcCTACTGCACTGGGCTTTTGTTGGCCCGTAGAGTCCTCAAAATGCTGGAGATGGATGAGGAATACCAGGGAAATGTGGAGGTATATTTTATTGTAATTTGTAGTGTATGAAGTTTTATATTTGGAGGATCATGGTATGTGTGGATAACTGTTTGTAGGATAGCTCATTATGAATAGTTTTTGATAATGAATCTTTCTCTGGATTTTGTTGAAGCATGACATATGGTCATTTGATTTCATGTTGTTTTTAGGCCACTGGAGAGGACTTTTCTGTTGAGCCTGCTGACAGCAGGAGGCCTTTCCGTGCTCTGTTGGATGTTGGCCTGGTAAGGACAACCACTGGCAACCGTGTATTTGGTGCTCTTAAGGTAtacttatctctctctctctctctctctctctctctctctctgtctgtctttTCCCTGTGTGCatttgcagttctttgattGTGTTATGGCTGCCTGTTTGAGTTGCTGGTTGAAAATAACTTTTTGGATGGATTAAAATTGTAAATTAGTTCTCCTAGAGAGTTTGACATTGCTTCCTAATGAGAATGAAagtatcttttttctttcatcattcttttctcaAGAAGTTTAAGGATATCATATCGATAGCGGCTTCTTTAGATACCTATGCAATAGACAAAGTCATATGAAGGTTCCTCTTGGTTTGTTTTCCATTGTGAAAGTCTAAAAAATCTCAGAAAAGGTGAAAAACGAGATTAGTAAAATGATTAGAGAAGATTTACATGTAGCCTATTTCTTTCCACAATAAGTTTTATCTGATGCCTTGAACCGgttgtgaaaaaaaatggtGACTACCCTTAATAAATATATGAGTTCATTTGGTTGCGGTGCAGGGTCTTCTGTCGTTCACTTCTGGTGCTTTTTGCATGGGATTAATCTGTCCTGTTACTTGATATGTTAATTTTTGTTGCAATTTAGGTCTACCCCTTGTTTTCGTTCTGCCATTTTTTGGTAGATATCAGTATTGTACGTATCGTACTCATTAAGTAAATcttatttctaattttgtttatttgccTGGACATATAACACAAAGCCCTCTGCTTCTTTTAGATGTGATTTCCTGGCTCCATTATGCTTTCCTGGCACCCATTTTCAAAGGCCCTCTATGACTTCCTTTTGAATTTTGCTTGGAAAATCtttgttaaacttttttttttattgaaggtGACAACTTGAATGGTAATCCAAGGGAATTTTGCTTGCTGTTGAACTTGGAATATGATCTTGTTGTCTAAAGCTTTTTCAGAATATCTTGAGTTTTATAGGATTGGCTTGTCTGCTCTTGTGTTTGAATTGCTTCTTTCCACGTTAAGTGCCAACTTGATCTGGTTGCTTTTGGCTTTCGGTTCAGTTGTTTATAGGATGTTGATCAACTTGCCAGAATGCTTCTGTCTATGAAAATGGACCTTTGTGAAAGTTTCTATGCAGATTATACgttcaaattcaagatttttttcatgctATGTAATGAAAATTCTTTTTGTAGGGTGCACTTGATGGTGGGCTTGACATCCCTCACAGTGACAAGAGGTTTGCTGGATTCAGCAAGGAGCAGAAGCATCTTGATGCGGAGGTGCATCGTAAATACATCTTTGGTGGTCATGTGGCTGCTTATATGAAGGTATttgattgttttgtttttgaacTTTGTCCTTCTCGTGACTTGTTATTCAAGGATCATGGTTATCTTGCAGACTCTGATGGAGGATGAACCTGAAAAATATCAGTCTCAATTCAGTGAATATGTTAAGAAAGAAATCGAACCTGATGCCATTGAGGGAATGTATAAGAAGGTACATGCTGCCATTCGTGCTGATCCCTCCTTCGTAAAGACTGAGAATCAGCCTCCCAAGACGCACAAGAGGTATGCAGTTATACTTTTTTCTAggctttgtgtgtgtgtgt encodes the following:
- the LOC116262326 gene encoding 60S ribosomal protein L5-like isoform X1, producing MLFQAFAKAQKTKAYFKRFQVKYKRRRQGKTDYRARVRLINQDKNKYNTPKYRFVVRFTNKDVIAQITSASIAGDLVLAAAYSHELPRYGLEVGLTNYAAAYCTGLLLARRVLKMLEMDEEYQGNVEATGEDFSVEPADSRRPFRALLDVGLVRTTTGNRVFGALKGALDGGLDIPHSDKRFAGFSKEQKHLDAEVHRKYIFGGHVAAYMKTLMEDEPEKYQSQFSEYVKKEIEPDAIEGMYKKVHAAIRADPSFVKTENQPPKTHKRYNLKKLTYEERKVKLIERLNALNSATADDDEE
- the LOC116262326 gene encoding 60S ribosomal protein L5-like isoform X2 codes for the protein MAFAKAQKTKAYFKRFQVKYKRRRQGKTDYRARVRLINQDKNKYNTPKYRFVVRFTNKDVIAQITSASIAGDLVLAAAYSHELPRYGLEVGLTNYAAAYCTGLLLARRVLKMLEMDEEYQGNVEATGEDFSVEPADSRRPFRALLDVGLVRTTTGNRVFGALKGALDGGLDIPHSDKRFAGFSKEQKHLDAEVHRKYIFGGHVAAYMKTLMEDEPEKYQSQFSEYVKKEIEPDAIEGMYKKVHAAIRADPSFVKTENQPPKTHKRYNLKKLTYEERKVKLIERLNALNSATADDDEE